A window from Roseburia sp. 499 encodes these proteins:
- a CDS encoding radical SAM protein → MIHEIALTIKPTMSCNMRCKHCFNGDILNSSEMLELDKVKNFIEAACKKYKDVKITFHGGEPTLAGIEYYKTVFSFQNEMKIKYGTKFSNNFTTNALLLNDELMELLIENNALINISFDGPYNDYLRAYSDIVLDRIMNVKSKGGRTRAFCTISKGSYEHLKDIYLWFSERAIDFKILPIEPRGYAAIDKELLMDIDIFMKNLTETYRYWLLDKNCDIRFYTFEEFADLRRTTQFKPFWFKREIALNPDGKIYPFGRPNDIQFCLGESDDSLDLEACFSSKEYERMIEILQAYREQYCKKCSATMVCNGVCICMSYMYVQDSQLLEYSCNQSRHIFENILDINDEVIEDIRTGNDEKYNEFARNIFMKDIDNYAKSISFKRNQIN, encoded by the coding sequence ATGATACATGAAATTGCATTAACGATAAAGCCAACAATGAGTTGTAACATGAGGTGCAAGCATTGCTTTAATGGCGACATACTGAACTCTTCTGAAATGTTAGAATTGGATAAGGTTAAGAACTTTATTGAGGCTGCCTGCAAAAAATATAAAGATGTCAAAATAACGTTTCATGGCGGGGAGCCGACTCTTGCAGGAATTGAATATTACAAAACTGTGTTCTCATTTCAAAATGAGATGAAGATTAAATATGGAACAAAGTTTTCTAATAATTTCACAACCAATGCATTGTTATTAAATGATGAACTGATGGAATTGTTGATAGAAAATAATGCACTTATCAATATTTCTTTTGATGGCCCATATAATGATTATTTGAGAGCATATAGTGATATTGTTCTTGATAGAATTATGAATGTAAAGTCCAAAGGTGGGAGAACCCGAGCATTCTGTACCATATCCAAAGGATCATATGAACATTTAAAAGATATTTATTTGTGGTTCAGTGAGCGAGCGATTGATTTTAAAATATTACCTATTGAACCTAGGGGTTACGCAGCAATTGATAAGGAACTCCTTATGGACATAGATATTTTTATGAAGAATCTTACTGAAACTTACAGATATTGGCTATTGGATAAGAATTGTGACATAAGATTTTATACGTTTGAAGAATTTGCAGATCTTCGGAGAACTACTCAATTCAAGCCGTTTTGGTTTAAGCGAGAAATTGCGCTTAATCCAGATGGTAAAATATACCCATTTGGAAGACCAAACGATATACAGTTTTGTCTTGGTGAATCAGATGATAGTCTTGATTTAGAGGCATGTTTTTCTTCTAAAGAATATGAAAGAATGATAGAGATATTGCAAGCATACAGAGAACAGTATTGTAAGAAGTGCTCTGCTACGATGGTTTGTAATGGAGTTTGTATCTGTATGTCATATATGTATGTTCAAGATTCACAGTTACTAGAATATAGCTGTAATCAGTCTAGACATATTTTCGAAAATATACTAGATATTAATGACGAGGTCATTGAAGATATTCGTACAGGGAATGATGAAAAATATAATGAATTCGCAAGAAATATTTTTATGAAGGATATAGATAATTATGCAAAGAGTATTTCGTTCAAGAGGAATCAGATTAATTAA
- a CDS encoding GTPase family protein, whose amino-acid sequence MALFTDLFKNIGDSIDDVLRAQEAGEGTIKENMDDLCDILEEEILRSKASEDEKKELLKRLRKFCNTETNIMLVGATGCGKSSTINALFAVGEEEEETTEVVNDGDDDVVVAEVKTKKPKYVEVAKVGSKADPETKDIEKYKIGNLVLWDTPGLGDGTEIDEHHKEVITELLREEDDDGNALIDLVLVILDGSTRDLGTSYKILNDVIIPELKDDTNRILIALNQADIAMKTGRHWDYEKNEPDETLIAFLNEKVESIKTRIKEDSNLEVEPVYYCAGYEEESGDVVHPYNLSKLLYYIMNSLPAEKRVAIMEGINTDSDNYEHNDEDEDYNEGIKDSFYDSFDYIGDGADKGAEIGGTILGIPGAIVGAVVGGFIGCVHSILDDIF is encoded by the coding sequence ATGGCATTGTTTACAGATTTATTTAAGAACATTGGTGACAGCATTGATGATGTGCTGAGAGCACAGGAAGCCGGAGAAGGCACTATCAAAGAGAATATGGACGACCTCTGTGATATCCTCGAAGAGGAAATTCTTAGGAGTAAGGCATCAGAGGATGAAAAGAAAGAACTCTTAAAGAGACTCAGAAAGTTCTGTAATACTGAGACAAACATTATGCTTGTGGGAGCTACTGGTTGTGGTAAAAGTTCTACCATCAATGCATTGTTTGCAGTAGGTGAAGAGGAAGAAGAAACAACAGAAGTTGTTAACGATGGCGATGATGACGTGGTTGTTGCTGAGGTAAAGACAAAAAAGCCTAAATATGTAGAAGTTGCAAAGGTTGGCAGCAAGGCAGATCCGGAGACAAAGGATATTGAAAAATACAAGATTGGTAATTTAGTTCTCTGGGATACTCCAGGTCTTGGCGATGGAACTGAGATTGATGAGCATCATAAGGAAGTCATTACAGAGCTTCTTAGAGAAGAGGATGATGACGGCAATGCTCTGATCGACCTCGTGCTTGTTATTCTTGACGGTTCCACAAGAGATCTTGGTACCTCTTATAAGATTCTTAATGATGTAATTATTCCGGAGCTTAAGGATGATACAAACAGAATCCTTATTGCTCTTAATCAGGCCGACATTGCTATGAAAACCGGTCGTCACTGGGATTATGAGAAGAATGAGCCTGACGAGACCTTGATTGCTTTCCTAAATGAGAAAGTAGAGTCAATCAAGACAAGAATTAAAGAGGATTCTAATCTCGAAGTAGAGCCTGTTTATTATTGTGCAGGATATGAGGAAGAATCAGGGGATGTGGTTCATCCATATAACCTCTCTAAGCTTCTCTATTACATTATGAATTCACTTCCTGCTGAGAAGCGCGTAGCAATCATGGAAGGAATCAATACCGACTCTGATAATTATGAGCATAATGATGAGGACGAAGATTATAACGAAGGAATTAAAGATAGTTTTTATGATTCCTTTGATTACATCGGGGATGGCGCAGATAAAGGAGCTGAGATTGGTGGAACCATTCTTGGTATTCCTGGAGCTATCGTAGGAGCAGTTGTTGGAGGATTTATCGGTTGCGTTCATAGTATCCTCGATGATATTTTCTAA
- a CDS encoding lecithin retinol acyltransferase family protein → MDDYASIVNAFEELIKYNAGIIEAIGDCPNIERVVNREPVFWRSIDSKGGFECQVNILSGKCRVVSPSGMRVANGSRNVMVEKMKRLSSRSFLKPGDVIGVSRKGIYEHYAVYLGNNRVIHYCGEGNDFGGTVSVHEADISEFLKDSKNYFVVWFDKGIPYKIQNETTFLFNGSLDYYNGGFQKVKRNIFSADETIKRAKSRIGETEYNLITNNCEHFAMWCKTGVSESSQVKNIARAALASGVTGYGLRSPEAKRLLITT, encoded by the coding sequence ATGGACGATTATGCAAGTATTGTTAATGCTTTTGAAGAGTTAATTAAATACAATGCCGGAATTATTGAGGCCATAGGGGACTGCCCTAATATTGAAAGAGTAGTAAACAGAGAACCGGTATTTTGGAGAAGCATTGACTCAAAGGGCGGTTTTGAATGTCAAGTTAATATTCTATCTGGGAAATGCAGGGTCGTATCTCCATCTGGTATGAGAGTGGCAAATGGAAGCCGTAATGTTATGGTAGAGAAAATGAAACGTCTTAGTTCCCGAAGCTTCCTTAAGCCAGGAGATGTAATCGGTGTTAGCCGTAAAGGCATATATGAGCATTATGCAGTTTATCTTGGAAATAATAGGGTTATTCATTATTGCGGTGAAGGTAATGATTTTGGTGGAACAGTTAGCGTTCATGAAGCAGATATATCTGAGTTTTTAAAGGATTCCAAGAATTATTTTGTTGTATGGTTTGATAAAGGAATCCCTTATAAAATTCAGAATGAAACTACATTTTTATTTAATGGCTCCCTTGATTATTATAACGGTGGATTTCAGAAGGTAAAAAGAAACATATTCTCTGCAGATGAAACTATTAAGCGAGCAAAGAGCAGAATTGGTGAGACAGAGTACAATCTTATCACTAATAACTGCGAGCATTTTGCAATGTGGTGCAAAACCGGAGTGTCAGAGTCAAGTCAGGTAAAGAATATTGCGAGGGCAGCACTTGCATCAGGAGTGACCGGATATGGTCTTCGTTCTCCAGAGGCAAAGAGATTATTAATCACTACATAA
- a CDS encoding NAD(P)/FAD-dependent oxidoreductase, producing the protein MYDYIIVGSGVAGAVCAYELSRIGYSCLAIEKNAKDYEKICGGGVSYKALHLLKGIGIDTNELMRLESQIVNGHVIYKGRKSYIKEYKKDNISLGIQRNIFDRFLMKQAIEFGAEAIYGELVESIDKLADRYRINNYEAKNIVIASGARPLFYGKISHEQSIGYSAQIKADVILDNQKFYYWYFSENDDSKYFWVFPIGENLWNIGVWSRYWYKGLKEDFRDCFTNIFYPNISGEFQFYRMPRAEFLGHVDQRTTSELFSNGIGDFAGKCNPKNGGGIIGAVESAITLAENEKSKLRTY; encoded by the coding sequence ATGTATGATTATATTATAGTAGGTTCTGGTGTTGCAGGGGCGGTTTGTGCGTATGAACTGTCTAGAATTGGTTATAGCTGCCTTGCTATTGAAAAAAATGCTAAAGATTATGAAAAGATATGTGGTGGAGGAGTCTCTTATAAGGCACTACATTTACTAAAAGGTATCGGTATTGATACAAATGAATTGATGAGGTTGGAATCCCAAATAGTGAACGGGCATGTTATTTATAAAGGTAGGAAAAGCTATATTAAAGAATACAAGAAGGATAATATATCTTTAGGAATACAAAGAAATATATTTGATCGATTTTTAATGAAGCAAGCTATAGAGTTTGGAGCCGAGGCTATTTATGGGGAATTAGTTGAAAGCATTGATAAATTAGCAGACAGATACCGGATAAATAACTATGAGGCAAAGAATATAGTTATTGCATCAGGAGCAAGACCATTATTTTATGGAAAAATATCTCATGAACAAAGTATAGGGTATTCTGCACAAATAAAAGCAGATGTGATATTGGATAATCAAAAGTTCTACTATTGGTATTTTTCTGAAAATGATGATAGTAAGTATTTCTGGGTTTTCCCTATAGGTGAAAATTTATGGAATATTGGAGTGTGGAGCAGATATTGGTATAAAGGATTAAAAGAAGATTTTAGGGATTGTTTTACTAATATTTTTTATCCTAACATTTCGGGAGAGTTTCAATTTTATAGAATGCCTAGAGCAGAATTTCTAGGACATGTTGATCAGAGAACTACTTCAGAATTATTTTCGAATGGAATTGGAGATTTTGCTGGTAAATGTAATCCGAAAAATGGAGGGGGAATAATTGGGGCAGTAGAATCAGCGATTACTTTAGCAGAGAATGAAAAAAGTAAGCTGAGAACTTATTAG
- a CDS encoding radical SAM/SPASM domain-containing protein, which yields MLTENCNLNCSMCIRGRQEGINMDIEQLEAVLAKNDFSHHDIVITGGEPSIHSRYQEIVELMCSKAKTVTVTSNGTLDLHIDALTQYDNLFFQISLDGDELEHNDIRGDGTFTVTWNTLEKLDCLKMKYVVASVVSRKNKDKIFKLASKLETLKNMRFWRISYEMPFGSAEGLSNIMGADEWNMFVDSLIDIVKFRMIIQKIFPFDLYDKKKDELDEIAKSRNRSLNCGSGTSKIYVYPDFNVYPCTCLTDFCVGNLTNEKLEDILGGPKNRLFSEYALKEESECQKCEYKTFCNGGCVGMSYHYFGELGMGDKRCPKLHK from the coding sequence TTGTTAACTGAAAATTGTAATTTGAATTGTTCTATGTGCATAAGAGGAAGACAAGAAGGAATTAATATGGATATAGAACAACTTGAGGCTGTATTAGCGAAAAATGATTTTTCGCATCATGATATTGTTATTACAGGTGGAGAACCATCAATACATTCAAGGTATCAAGAAATTGTAGAATTAATGTGTTCGAAGGCAAAAACAGTGACTGTTACTAGTAATGGCACCCTTGACCTACATATAGATGCATTAACTCAGTATGATAATTTGTTTTTTCAGATATCGTTGGATGGCGATGAATTAGAACATAACGATATTAGAGGGGATGGAACATTCACAGTTACTTGGAACACTCTTGAAAAATTGGATTGTCTTAAGATGAAATATGTTGTTGCATCTGTAGTGAGTCGAAAAAATAAGGATAAAATATTTAAATTAGCATCCAAATTAGAGACTTTGAAAAATATGCGATTTTGGAGAATTTCATATGAGATGCCGTTTGGGAGTGCTGAGGGACTTTCAAATATAATGGGAGCAGATGAATGGAATATGTTTGTGGATAGCTTGATAGACATTGTAAAGTTTAGGATGATAATTCAAAAAATATTCCCATTTGATTTATATGATAAAAAAAAGGATGAATTGGATGAAATTGCAAAATCAAGAAACAGAAGTCTAAATTGTGGAAGTGGAACAAGTAAAATATATGTATATCCAGATTTTAATGTCTATCCATGCACATGTCTTACTGATTTTTGTGTGGGAAATCTTACAAATGAGAAATTAGAGGATATATTGGGAGGACCTAAGAATAGGCTTTTTTCCGAGTATGCGCTCAAGGAAGAATCTGAATGTCAGAAATGCGAATATAAAACATTTTGTAATGGAGGTTGTGTAGGAATGTCTTACCATTATTTTGGTGAGCTTGGAATGGGTGACAAAAGATGCCCGAAACTACATAAATAA
- a CDS encoding helix-turn-helix transcriptional regulator, with amino-acid sequence MEEKRTKNYRTLEMYVSLCEGKIINKREAAKKYGVDARSVQRDIDDIREFLDDQSLQGDGRIVEYDRSKKGFVMVGEEPSMMTNSEILAVAKILLESRAFTKKELKNILDKLVEGCVPLKNMKLVSDLISNEKYHYVELNHKEYIQDKLWEIGSDIQEHNLVSLRYARMNAPRESIKRVVEPISIMFSEYYFYLNAYIVEKDESGKYVHKYNYPAIFRIDRIKNYKTLEEKFRVSYANRFEEGEFRKRVQFMYAGRLQSIKLKFYGSNPEPILDRLPTARVVEQYDNECTIEAEVYGKGVIMWLLSQGSKVELLRPESMRDEMRKVLHEMLNLYE; translated from the coding sequence ATGGAGGAAAAAAGAACTAAAAATTATAGAACTTTAGAAATGTATGTTTCCCTATGCGAAGGAAAGATTATCAATAAAAGAGAAGCTGCTAAAAAATATGGTGTTGATGCTCGTTCTGTTCAAAGAGATATTGATGATATAAGAGAGTTTTTGGATGATCAAAGCCTACAGGGGGATGGGCGAATAGTTGAATATGACCGTTCAAAAAAGGGGTTTGTTATGGTTGGAGAAGAACCTTCCATGATGACAAATAGTGAGATTTTAGCTGTAGCTAAAATACTTCTTGAGAGTCGTGCATTTACAAAGAAGGAGCTAAAAAATATTCTTGATAAACTTGTTGAGGGATGTGTTCCATTGAAGAACATGAAGCTTGTTAGTGATTTGATTTCAAATGAAAAGTATCATTATGTCGAATTGAATCATAAGGAGTACATTCAGGATAAGCTTTGGGAGATTGGTTCTGACATTCAGGAACATAATCTTGTGTCACTCAGGTATGCAAGAATGAATGCACCAAGGGAATCAATAAAAAGAGTTGTTGAACCAATTTCAATTATGTTTTCTGAATATTATTTTTATTTGAATGCATATATAGTTGAGAAGGATGAATCTGGGAAATATGTGCATAAGTATAATTATCCTGCAATTTTTCGAATTGATAGAATAAAGAATTATAAGACTTTGGAAGAAAAATTTAGGGTATCATATGCTAATCGTTTTGAAGAGGGTGAGTTCAGGAAGCGAGTTCAGTTCATGTATGCCGGTAGGCTTCAAAGCATAAAGCTCAAGTTTTATGGCAGTAATCCGGAACCTATATTGGACAGACTTCCAACCGCAAGGGTGGTTGAACAGTATGATAATGAGTGTACAATTGAGGCAGAGGTTTATGGAAAGGGTGTTATTATGTGGTTGCTGAGTCAGGGGAGTAAAGTGGAATTATTACGACCTGAGAGTATGCGGGATGAGATGAGAAAAGTTCTTCATGAGATGTTGAATTTATATGAATAA
- a CDS encoding AAA family ATPase — MADKELNLWLERFSRDIGYKSSVIVFGNTADIMLNPRNSGKYDSVINTLISYIRDKGFKQVVKWDRVDGIDHSISDEIVGVDDQNVQEPSSNDYDLGGYDLGDNTNQGRNCYKSPDEFFPYMLNVMKNSSNRTAFILDYSDYIFGNANSLSEKERDYLATLGKTLEAGQSYNMLDSDFADIGNIVVIVAHNNAMIPPAYYLNNSMVSSVSVPLPGHNEREHFIDTNRACLNITQDIISDKTAKDDLIDALDGFSLKDIAQMMKLSRQMTEKMSFEKLINLFKYGEKVSPWEELSKDKIERIEEELGKRVKGQDAAISKVKDVIIRAYTGFSGLQHSSKQKKPKGTLFFVGPTGVGKTELAKSLASFVFGDENACIRFDMSEYNHEHSDQRLVGAPPGYVGYEAGGQLTNAVKEKPFCVLLFDEIEKAHGRILDKFLQILEDGRLTDGKGETVYFSETIIIFTSNIGAAEVDSNMDSKEVKKQFVEKVQKHFIEELGRPELLNRIGDNIVAFNFIDDPTVFTKIAKLKFKTIEDFVEERYGARIAFENEDEIFVSIGKKAGKQNGGRGLLNVMETVIINPLSEFIFERSDMLRNRQILIKPMFPDRPELCRFEFELK, encoded by the coding sequence ATGGCGGATAAAGAATTGAATCTTTGGCTAGAGCGATTTAGCCGAGATATAGGATATAAATCTTCAGTAATAGTTTTTGGAAACACAGCTGATATAATGCTTAATCCTAGAAATTCTGGTAAATATGACTCAGTAATAAATACTCTTATTTCTTATATTCGAGATAAAGGATTTAAGCAGGTTGTTAAATGGGATCGTGTAGACGGGATTGATCACAGTATATCAGACGAAATTGTTGGTGTGGATGATCAGAATGTGCAGGAACCTAGTTCTAATGATTATGACTTGGGTGGTTATGATTTAGGTGATAATACAAATCAGGGGAGAAACTGCTATAAGTCACCAGATGAATTCTTCCCTTATATGCTAAATGTAATGAAGAATAGCTCAAATAGGACAGCTTTCATATTAGATTATTCAGATTATATTTTTGGAAATGCAAATTCACTATCTGAGAAGGAACGTGATTATCTTGCAACACTGGGAAAAACGCTTGAAGCAGGCCAATCCTACAATATGCTCGATAGCGATTTTGCAGATATAGGAAATATTGTTGTTATAGTGGCTCACAATAACGCAATGATTCCGCCTGCGTATTATCTGAATAATTCGATGGTTAGTTCCGTAAGCGTTCCTTTGCCTGGACACAATGAAAGAGAACACTTTATTGATACTAATAGAGCGTGCTTAAATATTACACAGGACATTATTTCAGATAAAACTGCTAAAGATGACCTGATTGATGCACTAGATGGTTTTTCACTTAAGGATATTGCACAGATGATGAAGTTATCAAGACAGATGACAGAAAAAATGTCATTTGAGAAACTTATCAATCTATTCAAATATGGTGAGAAAGTAAGTCCTTGGGAAGAATTATCAAAAGATAAAATAGAGCGTATTGAGGAAGAACTCGGTAAAAGAGTTAAAGGTCAGGATGCGGCGATTTCAAAAGTGAAGGATGTAATTATCAGGGCATATACAGGTTTTTCAGGTTTACAGCATTCATCAAAGCAGAAAAAACCGAAAGGAACATTATTCTTTGTTGGACCTACAGGTGTTGGTAAAACGGAACTTGCGAAATCATTAGCTAGTTTTGTATTTGGAGATGAAAATGCATGTATTCGTTTTGATATGTCTGAATATAACCACGAGCATAGTGATCAGAGGCTTGTTGGAGCGCCTCCAGGATATGTTGGATATGAGGCAGGTGGACAGCTTACTAATGCAGTAAAAGAAAAGCCATTCTGTGTTTTGCTATTTGATGAAATTGAAAAAGCGCATGGAAGAATTCTTGATAAGTTTTTGCAGATACTTGAAGACGGACGTCTTACTGATGGTAAGGGTGAGACGGTTTATTTTTCTGAAACAATTATTATCTTCACATCAAATATAGGTGCTGCAGAAGTAGATTCTAACATGGACTCAAAGGAAGTTAAGAAGCAGTTTGTGGAAAAAGTGCAGAAACACTTTATAGAGGAATTAGGAAGACCGGAGTTACTAAACCGTATTGGGGATAATATTGTTGCATTCAACTTTATTGATGATCCAACTGTATTTACGAAGATTGCAAAATTGAAGTTTAAGACAATCGAAGACTTCGTAGAGGAGAGATATGGAGCAAGAATTGCATTTGAAAATGAGGATGAGATTTTTGTATCTATAGGCAAGAAGGCTGGAAAGCAAAATGGTGGTCGAGGTCTTTTAAATGTTATGGAAACGGTGATTATTAATCCGTTATCAGAGTTTATCTTCGAGAGATCTGATATGTTGAGAAATAGACAGATCTTGATTAAACCGATGTTTCCGGACAGACCGGAATTATGCAGGTTTGAGTTTGAATTGAAGTAG
- a CDS encoding 4Fe-4S single cluster domain-containing protein, whose translation MAYLNLASIRLCTESEGPGKRIAIWVQGCERRCPGCCNLDMQEIRKNIIVDTNDLIELIQKSMASDEIEGLSFIGGEPMLQAEGLSEIAKWAHSVGLTVLVFTGYLYNELVEMNNKSVDELLSNIDLIVDGPYLQELYDNERDWIGSKNQNIHFLTQAYEPGIEFEKQEHQMEVLVSENDILVNGWPY comes from the coding sequence ATGGCTTATTTAAATCTTGCGTCTATTAGACTTTGTACTGAGTCTGAGGGACCTGGAAAAAGAATTGCTATATGGGTTCAAGGGTGCGAAAGAAGATGCCCTGGGTGTTGCAATCTTGATATGCAGGAAATACGAAAAAACATAATAGTAGATACAAATGATTTGATAGAGCTTATTCAAAAATCTATGGCTTCAGATGAAATAGAAGGTTTGTCATTTATAGGTGGTGAACCAATGTTGCAAGCTGAAGGGTTAAGTGAAATTGCAAAGTGGGCTCATTCGGTTGGGCTCACAGTACTTGTGTTCACTGGTTATTTATATAATGAACTGGTTGAGATGAATAATAAAAGCGTGGATGAACTCTTGTCAAATATTGATTTGATAGTGGACGGACCATATTTGCAGGAATTGTATGATAATGAACGTGATTGGATTGGTTCAAAAAATCAAAACATCCATTTTTTAACACAAGCTTATGAGCCTGGGATAGAATTTGAAAAGCAAGAGCACCAGATGGAGGTTTTGGTTTCGGAAAACGATATCTTGGTAAATGGATGGCCATATTAG
- a CDS encoding radical SAM protein, with product MRIFYFNITYGCNSNCIFCYSHNTKHSKKTYNEISSEAFFKYLDDNNLKPEDRVIINGGEPFLHSQIDCILKGLQTYGCEVLIYTNGRLVKNFSLEYLSEKYRFVIPIHGYEEIHDKITGVPGSYDETLQSLHYLKDNVRCKVDIKIIINNYMIDQDPDKNKLGISLANVPFNNAVHITKMADTIVSKRNGCKSVKNEKAAEYTKWLFDYYKSRDINIKLFDTCVKNIEWEKYGEMPHYLDSITVYFKDKNQFREMILERSLPECMPTCMCKEKCVSAVDEYKAIEFVKGKIIENLE from the coding sequence ATGAGAATATTTTATTTTAATATTACGTACGGTTGTAATAGCAATTGTATTTTTTGCTATTCCCACAATACAAAGCATAGTAAAAAAACTTACAACGAAATATCTTCAGAGGCGTTCTTTAAGTATCTAGATGATAATAATTTGAAACCGGAGGATAGAGTAATTATAAATGGTGGAGAACCTTTTTTGCATTCGCAGATAGATTGTATATTGAAAGGATTACAAACATATGGCTGTGAAGTTTTGATATATACAAATGGTAGATTAGTGAAAAATTTTTCGCTTGAATATCTGTCAGAAAAATATAGATTTGTTATTCCTATTCATGGATATGAGGAGATTCATGATAAGATTACAGGAGTGCCTGGAAGCTATGATGAAACCCTTCAGAGCCTTCATTATCTAAAAGATAATGTAAGGTGTAAAGTAGATATAAAAATTATTATTAATAACTATATGATAGATCAAGACCCTGACAAAAATAAGCTGGGGATTTCGTTAGCAAATGTTCCTTTTAATAATGCTGTACATATAACTAAGATGGCAGATACTATAGTTTCAAAACGAAATGGATGTAAAAGCGTGAAAAATGAAAAGGCCGCAGAGTACACTAAATGGTTGTTTGATTATTACAAGAGTAGGGATATTAATATAAAATTGTTTGACACATGCGTTAAAAATATAGAATGGGAAAAATATGGTGAGATGCCCCATTATCTTGACAGCATAACAGTTTACTTTAAAGATAAAAATCAATTTAGAGAAATGATTCTTGAAAGGTCATTGCCCGAGTGTATGCCTACGTGTATGTGCAAAGAAAAGTGCGTTTCAGCTGTTGATGAGTACAAGGCGATTGAATTTGTTAAGGGAAAAATAATTGAAAATTTGGAGTGA